One segment of Balaenoptera ricei isolate mBalRic1 chromosome 8, mBalRic1.hap2, whole genome shotgun sequence DNA contains the following:
- the CRY2 gene encoding cryptochrome-2 isoform X1 encodes MKMAKEAGVEVVTENSHTLYDLDKIIELNGQKPPLTYKRFQAIISRMELPKKPVGSVTSQQMEGCRAEIQENHDETYGVPSLEELGFPTEGLGPAVWQGGETEALARLDKHLERKAWVANYERPRMNANSLLASPTGLSPYLRFGCLSCRLFYYRLWDLYKKVKRSSTPPLSLFGQLLWREFFYTAATNNPRFDRMEGNPICIQIPWDRNPEALAKWAEGKTGFPWIDAIMTQLRQEGWIHHLARHAVACFLTRGDLWVSWESGVRVFDELLLDADFSVNAGSWMWLSCSAFFQQFFHCYCPVGFGRRTDPSGDYIRRYLPKLKGFPSRYIYEPWNAPESIQKAAKCIIGVDYPRPIVNHAETSRLNIERMKQIYQQLSRYRGLCLLASVPSCMEDLSNPVAEPSSSQAGSMSSAGPRPLPSGPASPKRKLGAAEEPPGEELSKRARVAKLPPSELPSKDV; translated from the exons ATGAAGATGGCCAAGGAGGCTGGTGTGGAGGTGGTGACTGAGAACTCTCATACTCTCTATGACCTGGACAA GATTATTGAGCTGAACGGGCAGAAGCCGCCCCTTACCTACAAGCGCTTTCAGGCCATCATCAGCCGCATGGAGCTGCCCAAGAAGCCTGTGGGCTCTGTGACCAGCCAGCAGATGGAGGGCTGCAGGGCCGAGATCCAGGAGAACCACGATGAGACCTATGGCGTGCCCTCCCTGGAGGAGCTGG GGTTCCCCACTGAAGGACTCGGCCCAGCTGTTTGGCAAGGAGGAGAGACAGAAGCCCTGGCCCGCCTGGATAAGCACCTGGAACGGAAG GCCTGGGTTGCCAACTATGAGAGACCCCGCATGAATGCCAACTCCCTGCTGGCCAGCCCCACGGGCCTGAGCCCCTACCTGCGCTTCGGCTGCCTCTCCTGCCGCCTCTTCTACTACCGCCTGTGGGACCTGTACAAAAAG GTGAAGCGGAGCAGCACCCCCCCGCTCTCCCTGTTTGGACAACTCCTGTGGCGAGAGTTCTTTTACACGGCGGCCACCAACAACCCCAGGTTTGACCGCATGGAGGGGAACCCCATCTGCATCCAGATCCCCTGGGATCGCAACCCTGAGGCCCTGGCCAAGTGGGCCGAGGGCAAGACGGGCTTCCCTTGGATTGACGCCATCATGACCCAACTGAGGCAGGAGGGCTGGATCCACCATCTGGCCCGGCACGCTGTGGCCTGCTTCCTCACGCGCGGGGACCTCTGGGTCAGCTGGGAGAGCGGGGTCCGG GTATTTGACGAGCTGCTCCTGGACGCAGACTTCAGCGTGAACGCAGGCAGCTGGATGTGGCTGTCCTGCAGTGCTTTCTTCCAACAGTTCTTCCACTGCTACTGCCCGGTGGGCTTTGGCCGCCGCACGGACCCCAGTGGAGACTACATCAG GCGATACCTGCCCAAATTGAAAGGGTTCCCCTCTCGATACATCTATGAGCCCTGGAATGCCCCAGAGTCAATTCAGAAGGCAGCCAAGTGCATCATTGGTGTGGACTACCCACGGCCCATCGTCAACCATGCCGAGACCAGCCGGCTCAACATTGAGCGGATGAAGCAGATTTACCAGCAGCTCTCCCGCTACCGGGGACTCT GTCTGCTGGCGTCTGTCCCTTCCTGTATGGAAGACCTCAGCAATCCAGTGGCAGAGCCCAGCTCGAGCCAGGCTGGGAGCATGAGCAGTGCAG GCCCAAGACCACTACCCAGTGGCCCAGCGTCCCCCAAACGCAAGCTGGGAGCAGCGGAGGAGCCACCTGGTGAAGAGCTCAGCAAACGGGCCAGGGTGGCAAAGTTGCCCCCCTCGGAGCTGCCGAGCAAGGATGTCTGA